A single region of the Mustela lutreola isolate mMusLut2 chromosome 2, mMusLut2.pri, whole genome shotgun sequence genome encodes:
- the TFF2 gene encoding trefoil factor 2, giving the protein MGSPSVQLLAVLLVLGLCALAGAQKPSPCRCSRIAAENRKNCGFPGITPDTCFNMGCCFDSKVPNVPWCFHPLPKQESEQCVMEVSTRRDCGYPGISPEECASRKCCFSDNIVEVPWCFFPIPVEDCHY; this is encoded by the exons ATGGGATCTCCAAGCGTCCAGCTCCTGGCTGTGCTCCTTGTCCTGGGGCTGTGTGCCCTGGCGGGGGCCCAGAAACCTT CCCCCTGCCGGTGCTCTCGGATCGCAGCGGAAAACAGGAAGAACTGCGGCTTCCCGGGCATCACCCCCGACACGTGCTTCAACATGGGCTGCTGCTTCGACTCCAAAGTCCCCAATGTGCCCTGGTGTTTCCACCCGCTCCCGAAGCAAG agtcggaGCAGTGTGTGATGGAAGTGTCAACCCGGAGGGACTGCGGGTACCCGGGCATCAGCCCCGAGGAGTGTGCATCTCGAAAGTGCTGTTTTTCCGACAACATCGTCGAAGTGCCCTGGTGTTTCTTCCCCATCCCCGTGGAAG ATTGCCATTATTAG